Proteins from a genomic interval of Qipengyuania sp. JC766:
- the gyrB gene encoding DNA topoisomerase (ATP-hydrolyzing) subunit B has protein sequence MDELTPNDGAKPRNTNGYGADSIKVLKGLDAVRKRPGMYIGDTDDGSGLHHMVFEVSDNAIDEALAGHCDLVLIELNPDGSVSVEDNGRGIPVDMHKEEGVSAAEVIMTQLHAGGKFENTSDDNAYKVSGGLHGVGVSVVNALSEWLELTIWRDGKEHWMRFEHGDAVESLRVTGDAPPVESNGDENGLKKGTRVTFKASEETFKNVIEFDFDKLEHRYRELAFLNSGVRILLRDKRHEEVRQHDLYYEGGIAAFVKWLDRNKQALVAEPISVNAEKDGIGIDVALEWNDSYYENVLCFTNNIPQRDGGTHLAAFRSALTRTLNGYADREGLLKKEKVSLSGEDMREGLTAIVSVKLPDPKFGSQTKDKLVSSEVRSPLESLMGEKMTEWLEENPADAKAIIQKVIDAAAAREAARRAREMSRKGAMSVASLPGKLHDCAERDPAKSELFLVEGDSAGGSAKQGRDSKYQAILPLKGKILNVERARFDRIISSKEVGTLIQAIGAGLRDEFNLEKLRYHKIVIMTDADVDGAHIRTLLLTFFHRQMPEIIRAGHLFIAQPPLFKVTRGRSEVYLKDQAAYDRYLIDQGLQGHVLETQGGARGGNELVQLVEHALRIRNLLGFVSRKYVTDLVEAMALSGALDPELFDRSEALASAAAHLQMGDMEAQWSAETGADGTVRFRRLWRGVTDVHEIDAAFLDSAEARKLHRIASEHAEVYSGPVRLAKTGDLDAGSSEDEPEGETDADAPAIADDGALTLPTQLLDAVMAAGRKGQKMSRYKGLGEMNAEQLWETTLDPENRDLLQVKVEDADVTDEIFTRLMGDVVEPRREFIQENALNVANLDV, from the coding sequence ATGGACGAACTCACCCCGAACGACGGCGCAAAGCCGCGCAATACCAATGGTTACGGCGCAGACAGCATCAAGGTGCTCAAGGGCCTCGACGCGGTCCGCAAGCGGCCGGGCATGTATATCGGCGACACCGACGACGGATCGGGCCTGCACCACATGGTCTTCGAAGTGTCCGACAACGCCATCGACGAGGCGCTGGCCGGGCACTGCGACCTCGTCCTGATCGAGCTCAACCCCGACGGCAGCGTATCGGTCGAGGACAACGGCCGCGGCATCCCGGTGGACATGCACAAGGAAGAAGGCGTGTCCGCCGCCGAGGTCATCATGACCCAGCTTCACGCCGGCGGGAAGTTCGAGAATACCAGCGACGACAACGCCTACAAGGTGTCGGGCGGCCTTCACGGCGTGGGCGTTTCGGTCGTCAACGCGCTGTCCGAGTGGCTGGAACTGACCATCTGGCGCGACGGCAAGGAGCACTGGATGCGGTTCGAACACGGCGATGCCGTGGAGAGCCTGCGAGTGACCGGCGACGCCCCGCCCGTCGAAAGCAACGGGGACGAGAACGGCCTGAAGAAAGGCACGAGAGTCACCTTCAAGGCGAGCGAAGAGACCTTCAAGAACGTCATCGAGTTCGATTTCGACAAGCTCGAACATCGCTATCGCGAACTGGCCTTCCTCAATTCCGGCGTGCGGATCCTGCTGCGCGACAAGCGGCACGAGGAGGTGCGCCAGCACGACCTGTATTACGAAGGCGGCATCGCGGCCTTCGTCAAATGGCTGGACCGCAACAAGCAGGCGCTGGTCGCCGAACCGATTTCCGTGAATGCGGAAAAGGACGGCATCGGCATCGACGTGGCTCTTGAATGGAACGATTCCTACTACGAGAACGTGCTGTGCTTCACCAACAACATCCCGCAGCGCGACGGGGGCACGCACCTCGCGGCGTTCCGGTCGGCCCTGACTCGCACGCTGAACGGCTACGCCGACCGCGAAGGCCTTCTCAAGAAGGAAAAGGTCAGCCTGTCGGGCGAGGACATGCGCGAAGGACTGACCGCCATCGTCAGCGTCAAGCTGCCCGATCCCAAGTTCGGCAGCCAGACGAAGGACAAGTTGGTCAGTTCGGAAGTCCGTTCCCCGCTCGAAAGCCTGATGGGCGAGAAGATGACCGAGTGGCTGGAGGAAAACCCTGCTGACGCAAAGGCGATCATCCAGAAGGTGATCGATGCCGCCGCCGCGCGCGAGGCCGCGCGCAGGGCCCGCGAGATGAGCCGCAAGGGCGCGATGAGCGTCGCCAGCCTGCCGGGCAAGCTGCACGATTGCGCCGAGCGCGATCCGGCCAAGTCCGAACTGTTCCTGGTCGAGGGTGATTCCGCCGGCGGATCGGCGAAACAGGGGCGCGACAGCAAGTACCAGGCGATCCTGCCGCTGAAGGGCAAGATCCTGAACGTGGAGCGCGCGCGGTTCGACCGGATCATCAGTTCCAAGGAAGTCGGCACCCTCATCCAGGCGATCGGCGCCGGGCTGCGCGACGAATTCAACCTGGAAAAGCTGCGCTACCACAAGATTGTCATCATGACGGACGCCGACGTCGACGGTGCGCACATCCGTACGCTGCTGCTGACGTTCTTCCATCGCCAGATGCCGGAAATCATCCGCGCCGGGCACCTCTTCATCGCCCAGCCGCCGCTGTTCAAGGTGACGCGAGGGCGCAGCGAGGTCTATCTGAAGGACCAGGCGGCGTATGACCGTTACCTGATCGACCAGGGCCTGCAGGGCCATGTGCTCGAAACGCAGGGCGGCGCGCGCGGCGGCAACGAACTCGTCCAGCTCGTCGAACATGCCTTGCGGATCAGGAACCTTCTGGGCTTCGTGTCGCGCAAATACGTGACCGATCTGGTGGAAGCCATGGCGCTTTCCGGCGCGCTCGATCCCGAGCTTTTCGATCGCTCCGAAGCACTCGCCAGTGCCGCCGCCCATCTGCAGATGGGTGACATGGAAGCACAGTGGTCGGCCGAAACGGGTGCCGATGGCACGGTCCGCTTCCGTCGCCTGTGGCGCGGCGTCACGGACGTCCACGAGATCGATGCGGCCTTCCTCGACAGTGCGGAGGCACGCAAGCTGCACCGCATCGCCAGCGAGCATGCAGAAGTCTATTCCGGGCCTGTCCGCCTGGCCAAGACGGGCGATCTGGATGCCGGATCGTCGGAGGACGAGCCCGAGGGCGAGACGGATGCGGACGCGCCCGCCATTGCGGATGACGGCGCGCTCACCCTGCCTACCCAATTGCTCGACGCAGTCATGGCGGCCGGTCGCAAGGGCCAGAAGATGTCCCGCTACAAGGGGCTCGGCGAAATGAACGCCGAACAGCTCTGGGAAACCACGCTGGACCCGGAAAACCGCGACCTGCTGCAGGT